TCACGGCATCGCCTGCGGCGATGTCCTTGCGCGGCAGCAGCGTACCGCGCTCGGCGGCGCCGACGGCGAAACCGCCGAGGTCGTAGTCGCCGTCCTTGTACAGGCCGGGCATCTCGGCGGTCTCGCCGCCGATCAGGGCGCAGCCGGATTCGCGGCAGCCTTCCGCAACGCCCGCGACAATAGCAGCCGTGGCCTCCGGGTCGAGCTTGCCGCAGGCAAAATAATCCAGGAAGAACAGCGGCTCAGCGCCCTGCACCACCAGGTCGTTGACGCTCATGGCGACGAGGTCAATGCCGATCCCGCCATGCAGGCCGGTCTCGATCGCGATCTTGACCTTGGTGCCGACGCCGTCGGTCGCCGCGACCAGGACCGGGTCCTTGAAACCGGCCGCCTTGAGGTCGAACAAGCCGCCGAAGCCGCCGATCTCGGCATCGGCGCCGGGCCGTGCGGTGGCGCGGACCATCGGCTTGATTAGGTCGACCAGGCGGTTGCCCGCGTCGATATCGACGCCTGAATCGGCGTAGGTGAGGCCGTTTTTGCGGTCGGTCATGCCCGATTTCCAGTGGGTTTTGCGGCTGGTTACGTCGAATTCCGGGGACGCGCAATGGCTCGCATGGCGCTCCGCCCTATACTATGTAGACATATCAACCGGTTCAGCCCTGGGACGGGCCGAATTTGCGGTCAGATCGGTGCCGGGAAGCGCTGCGTGAGTATTCCGAATATCATTACCCTGGGCCGCATCATGCTGGTCCCGATCATCGTCTGGGCCATCGTGTCGAGCCAAATGGAGGTGGCGTTCGCCGTCTTCCTGATCGCCGGCATCAGCGACGCCGTCGACGGCTTCCTGGCCAAGCGCTTCAACATGACGAGCGAGCTCGGCGCCCTGCTCGATCCGCTCGCCGACAAGGCGCTGCTCGTCTCGATCTACCTGGCACTCGGCATCTGGGGCGACATCCCGCGCTGGATCGTGATCCTGGTGGTCTCGCGCGACATCATGATCGTCGCCGCCGTGATTGTATCCTGGCTGTTCGACAAGCCGGTCGAGATGAAGCCGTCGAAGGTGTCGAAGCTCAACACCGCAGCCCAGGTATCGTATGCGGCGCTGGTGCTGGCGTCCCTCGCCTTCGGCTTCAAGCCGCAGCCCTATGATATGATCATGATGGGCCTCGTCACCATCTTCACGCTCTCCTCCGTGTCGCTCTATCTCGTCGGGTGGCTGCGGCACATGAGCACGATCGAGGCCAAATGAATGGGATGCGGCCCCGCAAAAGGCCAACTCCCGCTCGATGAAGTCGACTCTTTTCAAACCAGGCCGGCGCGCCGGCACGGAGCAAGGCAAGCGTGGCAGGCCGCGTTCATCCCCGACAATTGGCGTTCTCGCTCCCACACGCGGAAAGCCTCAGCCGGGACAATTTCCTGGAGGGCCCCGCCAACGCGGCCGGTC
This genomic stretch from Bradyrhizobium sp. CCGB12 harbors:
- the purM gene encoding phosphoribosylformylglycinamidine cyclo-ligase, producing MTDRKNGLTYADSGVDIDAGNRLVDLIKPMVRATARPGADAEIGGFGGLFDLKAAGFKDPVLVAATDGVGTKVKIAIETGLHGGIGIDLVAMSVNDLVVQGAEPLFFLDYFACGKLDPEATAAIVAGVAEGCRESGCALIGGETAEMPGLYKDGDYDLGGFAVGAAERGTLLPRKDIAAGDAVIGLASSGVHSNGFSLVRKIVEQSGLGFEAQAPFAPVMTLGGALLTPTRLYVKSCLRAIRETGAVKGLAHITGGGFTDNIPRVLPKNLGVGIDLARLPVLPVFKWLAAQAGIAELEMLRTFNCGIGMIAIVEPDKVDKVVEVFTDAGETVAQLGTVIPAEGEHRVVYNGHLDMAL
- a CDS encoding CDP-alcohol phosphatidyltransferase family protein — protein: MSIPNIITLGRIMLVPIIVWAIVSSQMEVAFAVFLIAGISDAVDGFLAKRFNMTSELGALLDPLADKALLVSIYLALGIWGDIPRWIVILVVSRDIMIVAAVIVSWLFDKPVEMKPSKVSKLNTAAQVSYAALVLASLAFGFKPQPYDMIMMGLVTIFTLSSVSLYLVGWLRHMSTIEAK